GCAGGGTGGACTTGCCAACGTTAGGCGCGCCGATAATACTAACGTACCCGGATTTGAAACTTTGATTTTCGTCCATGATTTTTGAAGATAGATGTACTTGTGTGGTTGAAGATATTGATGTAGAATTCCAATTTATGTAGGTGGAAATCCGATTTTTTGTCCTGGTAGAGTTGACAATTTATTATATCGGATTAGGTTGCAGAAATCAAGGAAAAGTTTTGAGAATTTAGTTAGGCGTTCTGCTCTTCAATCTGATGTAGTGCCTCACTGATATAGCGGCGGATCCATTCGCTCTCGGTGGCTTCTGCCAATTCGTTGAGTGCGGGAATGGCTTGCGGATTACCGATTCTACCCAAAGCGACAACGGCGGCGGAACAGACGGCTCTGTCAGCGTCCCAGATGCTGCTCATGAGTGCCTCGATTACCTGGACCGGTGGTGTTGAAAACCGCTCTTCGCTGAGTCCTAATTCACCGAGGGCAACGACAGCGGCACATCGCATATCGGCTTCTTCGTCTTGTAGAAATGGGATGAGCACGTCAATGGCGCGCGGGTCGCGGATATGTCCGAGGGAGGAGATAGCGAAACGGCGCACGGTCGAGTTGTTATCGGATAAAGCGTTGATGAGCGGTGCGACGGCATGGGCATTACCAACGCCACCGAGTCCTTCGGCAGCGTACGCCCGCATTTCAGCGGATTCCGATTGCAATTTCCGCAGCAACACATGCGTCGGGATATATCGCCAATTCCGAACGGGACCGTCTCGATGTGAGAGCCAACTAATAAACTTGCGGGCTTTTTGCTGTAGGGACAAGTTTGGACCAGAGTCTACAGTTTCGCGCGTCATCGTGCCACCTCGCTCGCTATTTTTCAGGCTAAGCAACGAAAATTATAGCGTATATCATAGTAGGATGCAAATTGTTTTTAGCTGTAGCGTAAGGACGGATTAGAATTCACCCTTACGAAAACATTGTTTTGCTTAATATTTGAGACCTATGGAAATGGATGATAACAAGAACCAATTTTATAGACTTCTGTAGTGATCCCGTATCTTGGCAGCCATAAGTTTTCTACGTTTTTTCAAAAACTCAGTGTAGTCCTCAAAAGTTGCTGTGTCCATGCCTGAAGGGATACAGTGGGCATCAAGGTTAGTTTGCAACTCATCAAAATTATCTATTCCACTTCCAAAGGCAGGTTTTCCGTCTATAGTTCCTTCCGATAAGTCCGAAAAATAGGCGGCTGGAGGTCGATTACTGATAGCAATGTTAATCTCCTGCTGCATTAGAACTA
The window above is part of the Candidatus Poribacteria bacterium genome. Proteins encoded here:
- a CDS encoding HEAT repeat domain-containing protein translates to MTRETVDSGPNLSLQQKARKFISWLSHRDGPVRNWRYIPTHVLLRKLQSESAEMRAYAAEGLGGVGNAHAVAPLINALSDNNSTVRRFAISSLGHIRDPRAIDVLIPFLQDEEADMRCAAVVALGELGLSEERFSTPPVQVIEALMSSIWDADRAVCSAAVVALGRIGNPQAIPALNELAEATESEWIRRYISEALHQIEEQNA